A genome region from Methanobacterium subterraneum includes the following:
- a CDS encoding orotate phosphoribosyltransferase: MEVRGICSICGQPGKMYTCSLCGNLVCGNCFQWKLGVCQRCQRGLKSTNTDKRSTFQ, translated from the coding sequence TTGGAAGTTCGAGGCATATGTAGTATCTGTGGGCAGCCTGGTAAAATGTACACCTGTTCCTTATGCGGTAATCTGGTTTGTGGGAACTGTTTTCAATGGAAACTGGGAGTATGTCAGCGCTGTCAAAGAGGATTGAAATCCACTAATACAGACAAAAGGAGTACTTTTCAATAG